Proteins encoded in a region of the Haloglomus salinum genome:
- a CDS encoding ABC transporter permease, whose product MTEDDGGPRTDGGVGVTTGTTSTSARGVGFRSLLKREILRFVRRPRNTFLPPAITNILYFAVFGVVLGGRIDKIAGFDYILFILPGLVVLGAISNAFENSAFSIFHGRWNDYIHEVLTSPLSYREQVAAYTLASMLRGLMVGFIIVGVGLVFLPFAIDRAFVPIERPFYLVAFMLVVTTLFASFGVMGGLWAEDFDYLTVLNQFILRPLVFFGGVFYSLDVLPPLYRTLSLLNPMIYMVNGVRYGFLGYADVDPNASLVVLTGLTIAVVAANVALFRRGYGLID is encoded by the coding sequence ATGACTGAGGACGACGGCGGCCCGCGGACCGACGGAGGGGTCGGCGTCACCACCGGGACGACCTCGACGAGCGCCCGCGGCGTCGGCTTCCGGTCGCTGCTGAAGCGGGAGATACTCCGGTTCGTCCGGCGCCCGCGCAACACGTTCCTCCCGCCCGCCATCACGAACATCCTCTACTTCGCCGTCTTCGGCGTCGTGCTCGGCGGGCGCATCGACAAAATCGCCGGCTTCGACTACATCCTCTTCATCCTCCCCGGCCTCGTCGTGCTTGGCGCCATCTCCAACGCCTTCGAGAACAGCGCGTTCTCCATCTTCCACGGCAGATGGAACGACTACATCCACGAGGTACTCACCTCGCCGCTGTCGTACCGCGAGCAGGTCGCGGCCTACACGCTCGCGTCGATGCTCCGGGGGCTGATGGTCGGCTTCATCATCGTCGGCGTCGGCCTCGTGTTCCTCCCGTTCGCCATCGACCGGGCGTTCGTCCCCATCGAGCGGCCGTTCTACCTCGTGGCGTTCATGCTGGTCGTCACGACCCTGTTCGCCTCCTTCGGCGTGATGGGCGGCCTCTGGGCCGAGGACTTCGACTACCTGACGGTCCTCAACCAGTTCATCCTCCGGCCGCTCGTGTTCTTCGGCGGCGTCTTCTACTCGCTGGACGTGCTCCCGCCGCTGTATCGGACGCTGTCGCTGCTGAACCCGATGATATACATGGTCAACGGCGTCCGCTACGGCTTCCTCGGCTACGCCGACGTGGACCCCAACGCCTCGCTGGTCGTGCTGACGGGGCTGACGATTGCGGTCGTCGCGGCGAACGTGGCGCTGTTCCGGCGTGGGTACGGTCTCATCGATTGA
- the lpdA gene encoding dihydrolipoyl dehydrogenase: MVVGDISTGTDLLVVGAGPGGYVAAIRAAQEGIDTTLVEKEAYGGTCLNEGCIPSKAYITAADLADEAGSAEDMGIHADPAVDMARLKGWKDEVVDQLTGGVEKLCKANGVNLVEGRAEFASENKVRVAHQGEGQGSESVEFEHAIIATGSRPTAVPFDFDGEHVISSTGALALDEVPDRLLVVGAGYIGMELSTTFAKLGADVTVVEMLNSALPGYEDDISRVVRKRAEEFGVEFRFGEAADSWQETPTGLRVTTVDEDDTETEFDTDLVLQAVGREPVTDTMNLEALGIETDDRGFIPTDDQCRTAVDHVFAIGDVAGEPMLAHKASKEGEVAAEVVAGEPAGLDYQAMPAAVFTDPEIATVGMTEAEAEEAGFEPVVGQMPMNASGRALTLNDPEGFVRVVADEESEFILGAQIVAPEASELIAEFALAIEMGARLEDVASTVHTHPTLAEASMEAVMNARGEAIHTLNR, from the coding sequence ATGGTCGTCGGAGACATCTCCACCGGAACGGACCTCCTCGTCGTGGGCGCGGGCCCGGGCGGCTACGTGGCCGCCATCCGCGCCGCCCAGGAGGGCATCGACACGACGCTCGTCGAGAAAGAGGCGTACGGCGGCACCTGCCTCAACGAGGGCTGTATCCCTTCGAAGGCGTACATCACGGCCGCCGACCTCGCCGACGAGGCCGGTAGCGCCGAGGACATGGGCATCCACGCCGACCCCGCCGTGGACATGGCCCGGCTGAAGGGCTGGAAGGACGAGGTGGTCGACCAGCTCACGGGCGGCGTCGAGAAGCTCTGCAAGGCGAACGGCGTCAATCTCGTCGAGGGGCGCGCGGAGTTCGCGAGCGAGAACAAGGTCCGGGTCGCCCACCAGGGCGAGGGCCAGGGCTCCGAGTCCGTCGAGTTCGAACACGCGATCATCGCCACCGGCTCGCGCCCGACGGCGGTCCCGTTCGACTTCGACGGCGAGCACGTCATCTCCTCGACGGGCGCGCTGGCGCTCGACGAGGTGCCGGACCGCCTGCTCGTCGTCGGGGCCGGCTACATCGGGATGGAGCTGTCGACGACGTTCGCGAAGCTCGGCGCGGACGTGACCGTCGTCGAGATGCTGAACTCGGCGCTCCCGGGCTACGAGGACGACATCTCGCGGGTGGTCCGCAAGCGCGCCGAGGAGTTCGGCGTCGAGTTCCGCTTCGGCGAGGCTGCCGACTCCTGGCAGGAGACGCCGACCGGCCTCCGGGTCACGACCGTCGACGAGGACGACACGGAGACGGAGTTCGACACGGACCTCGTCCTGCAGGCGGTCGGGCGCGAGCCCGTGACGGACACGATGAACCTGGAGGCGCTGGGCATCGAGACGGACGACCGCGGCTTCATCCCGACCGACGACCAGTGCCGGACGGCGGTCGACCACGTGTTCGCTATCGGCGACGTGGCCGGCGAGCCGATGCTGGCACACAAGGCCTCCAAAGAGGGTGAGGTGGCCGCCGAGGTCGTCGCCGGCGAACCCGCGGGGCTGGACTACCAGGCGATGCCGGCGGCCGTCTTCACCGACCCCGAAATCGCGACGGTCGGCATGACCGAGGCCGAGGCCGAGGAGGCCGGCTTCGAGCCCGTCGTCGGGCAGATGCCGATGAACGCCTCCGGCCGCGCGCTCACGCTGAACGACCCCGAGGGGTTCGTCCGCGTCGTCGCCGACGAGGAGAGCGAGTTCATCCTCGGTGCGCAGATCGTCGCGCCCGAGGCATCGGAACTCATCGCGGAGTTCGCGCTCGCCATCGAGATGGGCGCCCGACTGGAGGACGTCGCCTCGACGGTCCACACGCACCCGACGCTGGCCGAGGCGTCGATGGAGGCCGTGATGAACGCGCGCGGCGAGGCTATCCACACGCTGAATCGCTGA
- a CDS encoding winged helix-turn-helix transcriptional regulator, whose amino-acid sequence MSGSDPAEHERLEVWCAGEDWCPITSTATILGRKWHPVIIHRLLQEGPLGFNALKEAVDGVSSKVLSDSLEDLEEHGLVAREIVSEKPFRVEYSLTERGRSLEPIIVAMRDWGQEYLAAPADA is encoded by the coding sequence ATGAGCGGAAGCGACCCGGCGGAGCACGAGCGCCTGGAGGTGTGGTGCGCGGGCGAGGACTGGTGTCCCATCACGTCGACCGCCACCATCCTCGGGCGGAAGTGGCACCCCGTCATCATCCATCGGCTGCTGCAGGAGGGGCCGCTCGGATTCAACGCGCTGAAGGAGGCGGTCGACGGCGTCTCCTCGAAGGTCCTCTCGGACTCGCTGGAGGACCTGGAGGAGCACGGGCTCGTCGCTCGGGAGATCGTGAGCGAGAAGCCGTTCCGCGTGGAGTACTCGCTGACCGAGCGCGGGCGCTCGCTGGAGCCCATCATCGTCGCGATGCGGGACTGGGGTCAGGAGTACCTCGCCGCGCCGGCCGACGCCTGA
- a CDS encoding sodium:calcium antiporter, whose product MLVEVAELLGIAIVATVAVWKGSDILESAAQNLSSHYGLPPVVQGAVVVAIGSSFPELVSVILSTAPPPLGAGEFDLGVSAVVGSATFNLLVIPAASGIFSDEVSASRDIVYKEAQFYMVAVSAVVIMFALAVIYYPVPDDRLVGTVTRPLAVIPVLLYCVYVFTQYQDTTDFDAPEPDDMNVPKQWGLMALSLAIIAVAVEGLVHSAVGFGDLFETPSFLWGLTVIAAGTSLPDTLVSVRAARDGRGETSLANVLGSNIFDLLVAVPVGVLLVGAVPINFGVAVPLMGFLTVATVIVFGFLRTDLKLSTMESYVLLLIYVGFIVWMALETFDVLAFIPGA is encoded by the coding sequence ATGCTGGTGGAAGTCGCGGAGTTGCTCGGCATCGCCATCGTCGCCACCGTGGCCGTCTGGAAGGGGAGCGATATCCTCGAGTCGGCCGCCCAGAACCTCTCCAGCCACTACGGCCTCCCGCCGGTGGTACAGGGCGCTGTCGTCGTCGCCATCGGCTCCTCGTTCCCGGAGCTGGTGAGCGTCATCCTGAGCACGGCGCCGCCGCCCCTCGGCGCCGGCGAGTTCGACCTCGGCGTGAGCGCCGTCGTCGGCTCCGCGACGTTCAACCTGCTGGTCATCCCGGCGGCGTCGGGAATCTTCTCCGACGAGGTGTCCGCATCACGGGACATCGTCTACAAGGAGGCCCAGTTCTACATGGTCGCCGTGTCGGCGGTCGTCATCATGTTCGCGCTGGCGGTCATCTACTACCCCGTCCCCGACGACCGACTCGTCGGCACCGTCACCCGGCCGCTGGCGGTCATCCCCGTGCTCCTGTACTGCGTCTACGTCTTCACGCAGTACCAGGACACCACCGACTTCGACGCACCCGAACCCGACGACATGAACGTCCCGAAGCAGTGGGGCCTCATGGCACTCAGCCTCGCCATCATCGCGGTCGCGGTCGAGGGGCTGGTCCACTCGGCGGTCGGCTTCGGGGACCTGTTCGAGACGCCATCGTTCCTCTGGGGGCTGACCGTCATCGCCGCGGGGACGTCGCTGCCGGACACGCTGGTCTCGGTCCGCGCGGCGCGGGACGGCCGCGGCGAGACCTCCCTGGCGAACGTCCTCGGAAGCAACATCTTCGACCTGCTGGTGGCGGTTCCGGTCGGCGTATTGCTGGTCGGCGCGGTTCCCATCAACTTCGGCGTCGCCGTCCCGTTGATGGGCTTCCTGACGGTGGCCACCGTCATCGTCTTCGGCTTCCTCCGGACGGACCTCAAGCTCTCGACGATGGAGTCGTACGTGCTCCTGCTCATCTACGTCGGCTTCATCGTCTGGATGGCCCTGGAGACGTTCGACGTGCTGGCGTTCATCCCCGGGGCGTGA
- the cofH gene encoding 7,8-didemethyl-8-hydroxy-5-deazariboflavin synthase subunit CofH gives MDTFEAPADTGVPRGRFGFDHQPVTDQSFENALATARAGERLDVDDAIELLTTGTATDGIDHARKELVLEAADRRRAELVGDEVTFVANLNNNVTTACNTGCLFCNFKDTAANFEADSGVEHAGFTKTPAESRAAVRDALERGIYEVTSVSGLHPAFALDADHHEALASYDDPASEVNYKPPERYATDPGTYVEQMRAMSVDGAHLHSMTPEEAYHAKRGTDRSYRETYRRLRDSGLDSVPGTAAEILVDEVRDVICPGKIGTDDWLDAMEAAADAGLPTTATIMYGHVENEAHRALHLDRIRDLQDRTGAITEFVPLSFVHETTPLYERGVVDGGATTTEDELMIAVSRLYLDNVDHIQSSWVKYGDEQGLKMLSCGADDFMGTILSEEITKRAGGGHGEFRSFDEYARMVRAVGRVPVERSTDYEQRRRLPDEGTHGPELGPQADGTPLLRPAERDPSGEAASADD, from the coding sequence ATGGACACGTTCGAGGCGCCCGCCGACACGGGCGTCCCCCGTGGCCGGTTCGGGTTCGACCACCAGCCGGTCACGGACCAGTCGTTCGAGAACGCGCTCGCGACGGCCCGCGCGGGCGAACGCCTCGATGTCGACGATGCCATCGAACTCCTCACCACGGGCACCGCGACGGACGGCATCGACCACGCCCGCAAGGAGCTCGTCCTCGAGGCCGCGGACCGCCGCCGGGCCGAGCTCGTCGGCGACGAGGTGACCTTCGTCGCCAACCTCAACAACAACGTCACCACGGCGTGCAATACGGGCTGTCTGTTCTGCAACTTCAAGGACACCGCGGCGAACTTCGAGGCCGACAGCGGCGTTGAGCACGCGGGCTTCACCAAGACGCCCGCCGAGTCCCGCGCAGCCGTCCGGGACGCGCTCGAACGGGGCATCTACGAGGTGACCTCCGTCTCCGGGCTCCATCCGGCGTTCGCGCTGGACGCGGACCACCACGAGGCGCTCGCCTCGTACGACGACCCGGCGAGCGAGGTGAACTACAAGCCCCCGGAGCGGTACGCGACCGACCCCGGCACGTACGTCGAGCAGATGCGCGCGATGTCCGTCGACGGGGCGCACCTCCACTCGATGACACCGGAGGAGGCCTATCACGCGAAGCGCGGGACCGACCGCTCCTACCGCGAGACCTACCGCCGCCTGCGCGACTCGGGCCTCGATTCGGTCCCCGGAACGGCGGCCGAGATACTCGTCGACGAGGTCCGGGACGTCATCTGCCCCGGCAAGATCGGCACGGACGACTGGCTCGACGCGATGGAGGCGGCCGCCGACGCCGGGTTGCCGACGACCGCGACCATCATGTACGGCCACGTCGAGAACGAGGCCCACCGCGCCCTGCATCTGGACCGCATCCGGGACCTCCAGGACCGGACCGGCGCTATCACGGAGTTCGTCCCCCTCTCGTTCGTCCACGAGACGACGCCGCTGTACGAGCGCGGCGTCGTCGATGGAGGTGCGACCACGACCGAGGACGAACTGATGATCGCGGTCTCGCGGCTCTACCTCGACAACGTCGACCACATCCAGTCCTCCTGGGTGAAGTACGGCGACGAGCAGGGTCTGAAGATGCTCTCGTGTGGTGCGGACGACTTCATGGGCACCATCCTCTCCGAAGAGATAACCAAGCGCGCGGGCGGCGGCCACGGGGAGTTCCGCTCGTTCGACGAGTACGCGCGGATGGTTCGGGCAGTCGGGCGCGTCCCGGTGGAGCGCTCGACGGACTACGAACAGCGACGCCGACTCCCGGACGAGGGGACCCACGGACCCGAACTGGGCCCTCAGGCCGACGGCACGCCACTCCTGCGCCCGGCCGAGCGCGACCCCTCGGGCGAGGCCGCCAGCGCCGACGACTGA
- the cofG gene encoding 7,8-didemethyl-8-hydroxy-5-deazariboflavin synthase subunit CofG: MVSIPGTGEYGVEVSISDRAVEDLLTTTPADVAAAPELSFARNVFLPLTTACRYTCTYCTYYDPPGEASLMSPAEIRETVERGARAGCTEALFTFGDDPDERYDAIHARLREYGHDSIHSYLREACEIALDAGLLPHSNPGDQTREEMAAVADVNASMGTMLETTADVRAHGGPRAKNPGQRLRTIRTAGELGVPFTTGILVGIGESRRDRAVSLLAIRELHEQYGHVQEVIVQPVSENERWRGGEPSLDELREAVAMARACLPPEVSVQAPPNLAPVRELLDCGIDDLGGVSPVTVDHVNPDYAWPELRELEAIATDAGVPLRERLPVYERFLEDGGRAWVAPPVRRALRADDDAGARYRAVLGGDAPGVAGD, encoded by the coding sequence GTGGTATCGATACCCGGGACCGGGGAGTACGGGGTCGAGGTCTCCATCAGCGACCGCGCCGTCGAGGACCTGCTGACGACGACGCCGGCCGACGTGGCGGCCGCCCCGGAACTCAGCTTCGCCCGGAACGTCTTCCTCCCGCTGACGACCGCCTGTCGGTACACCTGCACCTACTGCACCTACTACGACCCGCCCGGGGAGGCGAGCCTCATGTCGCCCGCCGAAATCCGCGAGACCGTCGAACGCGGCGCCCGCGCGGGGTGCACGGAGGCGCTGTTCACGTTCGGTGACGACCCGGACGAGCGCTACGACGCGATCCATGCCCGGCTCCGCGAGTACGGTCACGACTCCATCCACTCGTATCTCCGGGAGGCCTGCGAGATTGCGCTGGACGCCGGCCTCCTCCCGCACTCGAATCCGGGCGACCAGACCCGCGAGGAGATGGCCGCCGTCGCCGACGTGAACGCCTCGATGGGGACCATGCTCGAGACGACCGCGGACGTGCGCGCCCATGGCGGGCCCCGCGCGAAGAATCCCGGGCAGCGGCTCCGGACCATCCGAACCGCCGGGGAGCTCGGGGTGCCGTTCACGACCGGCATCCTGGTCGGTATCGGCGAGAGCCGGCGCGACCGTGCGGTCTCGCTGCTCGCCATCCGGGAGTTACACGAGCAGTACGGCCACGTCCAGGAGGTCATCGTCCAGCCCGTGAGCGAGAACGAGCGCTGGCGGGGCGGCGAACCGTCGCTCGACGAGTTGCGCGAGGCGGTCGCCATGGCGCGTGCGTGCCTGCCGCCGGAGGTGAGCGTGCAGGCGCCGCCGAATCTCGCGCCCGTCCGGGAACTGCTCGACTGCGGCATCGACGACCTCGGCGGCGTCTCCCCCGTCACGGTCGACCACGTCAACCCGGACTACGCGTGGCCCGAACTGCGCGAACTGGAGGCCATCGCCACCGACGCTGGCGTCCCGCTCCGCGAGCGGCTGCCGGTGTACGAGCGGTTCCTCGAGGACGGCGGTCGGGCGTGGGTCGCACCGCCCGTCCGGCGGGCCCTCCGTGCCGACGATGACGCCGGCGCGCGCTACCGGGCGGTACTCGGTGGGGACGCGCCGGGCGTGGCGGGGGACTGA
- the cofC gene encoding 2-phospho-L-lactate guanylyltransferase gives MTDVDPHVLVPFDASTPNTRLAPILDERERRAFAAAMLEDVLTVLERVRLEHTVLSTAPLDERQISEAPVTVDDRPLTTAVNARLAGDLVGAAEPPVPSHERPVAVVMADLPLATPDALRQLVADSADVTMAPGLGGGTNALCVRDSTFRVDYHGASCRDHREAARERGLSVNTVDSFRLATDIDERADLVEVLLHGEGTEARTWLRDAGFAITTGDGRVRVARGGDGSA, from the coding sequence GTGACCGACGTTGACCCGCACGTGCTCGTCCCGTTCGACGCCAGCACGCCCAACACGAGGCTCGCGCCCATCCTCGACGAGCGCGAGCGACGCGCGTTCGCGGCCGCCATGCTCGAGGACGTGCTGACTGTACTCGAACGGGTGCGGCTCGAACACACGGTCCTCTCGACGGCGCCGCTGGACGAGCGCCAGATATCCGAGGCTCCCGTTACCGTCGACGACCGACCCCTGACGACCGCCGTGAACGCCCGGCTGGCCGGTGACCTCGTGGGCGCGGCCGAACCGCCCGTCCCCTCGCACGAGCGGCCCGTCGCGGTCGTGATGGCGGACCTGCCGCTGGCGACGCCCGACGCACTCCGGCAACTGGTGGCTGACAGCGCCGACGTGACGATGGCACCGGGGCTGGGTGGCGGAACGAACGCGCTCTGCGTTCGGGACTCCACGTTCCGCGTGGACTACCACGGTGCCTCCTGCCGCGACCACCGCGAGGCCGCCCGTGAGCGGGGGCTGTCGGTCAACACCGTGGACTCGTTCCGCCTGGCGACCGACATCGACGAGCGGGCGGACCTCGTGGAGGTGCTGCTCCACGGCGAGGGGACCGAGGCCCGGACGTGGCTCCGAGACGCCGGCTTCGCGATTACGACCGGTGACGGTCGCGTGCGGGTCGCTCGCGGCGGTGACGGCTCGGCGTGA
- a CDS encoding tubulin/FtsZ family protein — translation MKLAMIGFGQAGGKVLDRFLEYDREEGSEIVRAAVAVNTAKADLMGLDNIPEENRVLIGQARVKGHGVGADNELGAEVAEEDIDEIQSAIDNIPVHEVDAFLIIAGLGGGTGSGGGPVLAKHLKRIYTEPVYALGILPGSDEGGIYTLNAARSFQTFVRETDNLLVFDNDNWRQSGESMESGYADINREIVERFGILFGAGEIKEGGEVGESVVDSSEIINTLACGGVSTVGYASETLDRDRGGGLLSRFTGEEEEIDSTSTTNRITSLVRKATLGRLTLPCEVGGTERALLVLAGPPKYLNRKGIERGRKWLEDETGSMEVRGGDYPRSKDDKVRSVVLLSGVTNVPRIKELQQVAVEAQDNIDELRDASEENLDRLVSDDDEELEPLF, via the coding sequence ATGAAACTCGCGATGATCGGCTTCGGTCAGGCGGGCGGGAAGGTGCTCGACCGCTTCCTCGAGTACGACCGCGAAGAGGGAAGCGAAATCGTCCGCGCCGCCGTGGCCGTCAACACCGCGAAGGCGGACCTCATGGGTCTGGACAACATCCCGGAGGAGAACCGTGTCCTCATCGGGCAGGCCCGGGTCAAGGGTCACGGCGTCGGGGCCGACAACGAACTCGGTGCCGAGGTCGCCGAAGAGGACATCGACGAGATCCAGTCCGCCATCGACAACATCCCCGTCCACGAGGTCGACGCGTTCCTCATCATCGCGGGGCTCGGGGGCGGCACCGGCTCCGGCGGCGGCCCGGTGCTGGCCAAGCATCTCAAGCGTATCTACACCGAGCCGGTGTACGCGCTTGGCATCCTCCCCGGCTCGGACGAGGGCGGCATCTACACGCTGAACGCGGCGCGCTCGTTCCAGACGTTCGTCCGCGAGACCGACAACCTGCTCGTGTTCGACAACGACAACTGGCGCCAGTCGGGCGAGTCCATGGAGTCGGGCTACGCCGACATCAACCGGGAGATCGTCGAGCGGTTCGGCATCCTCTTCGGCGCCGGCGAGATCAAGGAGGGTGGCGAGGTGGGCGAGTCCGTCGTCGACTCCTCCGAGATCATCAACACGCTCGCCTGCGGCGGCGTCTCCACCGTGGGCTACGCCAGCGAGACGCTGGACCGCGACCGCGGGGGTGGCCTGCTCTCGCGGTTCACCGGCGAGGAGGAGGAGATCGACTCCACCTCCACGACCAACCGTATCACCTCGCTCGTCCGGAAGGCGACGCTCGGCCGACTCACGCTCCCCTGCGAGGTGGGCGGCACGGAGCGCGCGCTTCTGGTCCTTGCCGGGCCGCCGAAGTACCTGAACCGGAAGGGCATAGAGCGCGGGCGGAAGTGGCTCGAAGACGAGACCGGCTCGATGGAGGTTCGGGGCGGGGACTATCCCCGCTCGAAGGACGACAAGGTCCGCTCGGTGGTTCTGCTGTCGGGCGTGACGAACGTCCCGCGCATCAAGGAGCTCCAGCAGGTCGCCGTCGAGGCACAGGACAACATCGACGAACTCCGCGATGCCTCCGAGGAGAACCTCGACCGCCTCGTCAGCGACGACGACGAGGAGCTGGAACCGCTGTTCTAA
- a CDS encoding complex I NDUFA9 subunit family protein, with protein MNVLVTGGTGFVGRNLTRELAERGHDVTALARTPGEVDLHPDVETVVGDVSAYDSIVPSFEGQDAVVNLVALSPLFQPKGGNERHMEVHLGGTENCLRAAEEHGVEKFVQMSALGADPNGSTHYIRAKGEAEQAVKNADVDWTIFRPSVVFGDGDEFVGFTKLLAPPYFTPLPGGGKTRFQPVWIGDLAPMLAMAVEGEAPDDEGEADGPTPAVRRVEEAEAARADPHIGQTYEIGGPDVLTLAQVARLAHAADNKPVSVVDIPMPLAGIGLKTLGALPGAPMGGDQFRSLQFDNTTDDNDVAVFGYDEPDLRTLADYLGVEPTVADGDGRVTA; from the coding sequence ATGAACGTGCTTGTCACCGGCGGCACCGGCTTCGTCGGCCGGAACCTGACGCGGGAACTCGCCGAGCGGGGCCACGACGTGACGGCCCTCGCCCGGACGCCCGGCGAGGTCGACCTCCACCCGGACGTGGAGACGGTCGTCGGCGACGTGTCCGCGTACGACTCCATCGTCCCCTCGTTCGAGGGGCAGGACGCGGTGGTGAACCTGGTCGCGCTGTCGCCGCTGTTCCAGCCGAAGGGGGGGAACGAGCGCCACATGGAGGTCCATCTCGGTGGGACGGAGAACTGCCTGCGAGCCGCCGAGGAACACGGCGTCGAGAAGTTCGTCCAGATGAGCGCGCTCGGTGCGGACCCGAACGGGTCGACCCACTACATCCGGGCGAAGGGCGAGGCCGAGCAGGCCGTGAAGAACGCCGACGTGGACTGGACCATCTTCCGGCCCTCCGTCGTCTTCGGCGACGGCGACGAGTTCGTCGGCTTCACGAAACTGCTCGCGCCGCCCTACTTCACGCCGCTGCCGGGCGGCGGGAAGACGCGCTTCCAGCCCGTCTGGATTGGCGACCTCGCGCCGATGCTGGCGATGGCCGTCGAGGGCGAGGCGCCCGACGACGAGGGCGAGGCCGACGGGCCGACGCCCGCCGTCCGGCGTGTCGAGGAGGCCGAGGCCGCACGCGCGGACCCGCACATCGGCCAGACCTACGAGATCGGTGGCCCCGACGTACTGACGCTCGCACAGGTCGCGCGGCTGGCCCACGCCGCCGACAACAAGCCCGTCAGCGTCGTCGACATCCCGATGCCGCTGGCCGGTATCGGGCTGAAGACGCTCGGGGCGCTCCCCGGTGCGCCGATGGGCGGCGACCAGTTCCGGTCGCTGCAGTTCGACAACACCACCGACGACAACGATGTGGCCGTGTTCGGCTACGACGAGCCGGACCTGCGGACGCTGGCTGACTATCTCGGCGTCGAACCGACCGTCGCCGACGGCGACGGTCGCGTGACCGCGTGA
- a CDS encoding cupin domain-containing protein, which yields MPYSVAQLDDLDEQSMAAIDQFPDRYRMLTETLGLTELKANVWYFEPGEDLVFHRHEEQEELVFVLEGSFEVTIGDADDPETRELGPGGMYAASPDVARGIENVGDTTGSVLAIGAPAVDDMPQDP from the coding sequence ATGCCGTACTCAGTCGCCCAGCTGGACGACCTCGACGAGCAGTCGATGGCTGCCATCGACCAGTTCCCCGACCGCTACCGGATGCTCACGGAGACGCTCGGGCTCACCGAGTTGAAGGCGAACGTCTGGTACTTCGAGCCCGGCGAGGACCTCGTCTTCCACCGCCACGAGGAGCAGGAGGAACTCGTGTTCGTCCTCGAGGGGTCTTTCGAGGTCACCATCGGTGACGCGGACGACCCGGAGACCCGCGAACTCGGCCCCGGCGGGATGTACGCCGCCAGCCCCGATGTCGCCCGCGGTATCGAGAACGTCGGCGACACGACGGGGTCGGTACTGGCTATCGGTGCGCCCGCAGTCGACGACATGCCGCAGGACCCCTGA